The Desulfobulbaceae bacterium genome segment AGGTCGCGATCATGGTCAGCTATCCCGGATTCGGAGACAAAGCCTATCCCGAAATCATCTCAGCGAGCAGGATCCTGTTCGAACATTCATCCAAGCGCGACCTTAATGGCATACGACAGGCATTGGCTCAAATTCTGGCCTTGCAAAAGCGCTGTCACGGTGATTTAGGTTAAAAGGTACCGCGAGACAACACTCACCGACACTGGCATAATCGGCGCGAGGTAGCTCCCACCCGCCACATATCACGGAACAGCCATCAAATAATCTCACGCCAGCCACCATGACCAAATCATCCATTCGTACCTGCGTGACCCCAGCTGGAACCTTTCGCTTCGGTATCCATCGACCGGCCTATGCCGTTACCAACTTTCGTCAGGGTGACTATCTTGCGGTCCTTGGCCAATTTGCCGACGGCACTCTTCACCAAAACCTTAGCAACTTCCCGCCCGGCACGGTACTGGAGCCTGAGGCAGAGTGGATCTACGAAATTGCCAACCCCTTTCCTTTTCGGGGAACGACATATATCTGTCAAAGTTGGGCCGAAAGCAAAAGCGATCACCCAGAACGGATCGCCCTGACACCCCAAGCTCCGGCCTCCATGCACGGCGTTATCGAAAAATGGCTGGGCTCAGGCCTTGATCATGAGCAGCGAGCTGCCCTCTTTACCGATCTGCCTGCTCCGATACGTCTAGCGCTGGCCTCCCACTCAACCGACCCCGCTGATCTCATCATCTTGGCAGAGCAGTGCTGCCACCTGATCATTGATTCCAAGACCAAACGCCCTACCGGTCTAAGCTATCGCCAAACAAACAACCGGGTAGAGGCCGCAATCAGTGATCACACCTTGTTCGAGGTCCTGGTCAACAACCCCAATCTGCCAGACGACTACAAAGATGCCATGGTGCTAAAACCCGGTGTCCAAGGGAACAGCGAAATCATCGGGGAGTGGCAGCAAGGCAGGAGCCACGTCTTCGAATACCTTCGTCGCAACAGCTATATCCCTTGGGGCCACTACGCCGCCAATATGGCCAATGACGCCATCCGCTACCAGATTAACGACCTTGATCCTATCGACATGACAGGCCTCCGCCACCTCTATTATCAGCGTACTTTCTGCCGTCTGGCCGAAGATCTTGGCCTTGCCGTGCCCGAAACACGCCGTGGCCTGACGCCAGAGGAACTTGAGTCCCTGCGACTTGCTCTTGTCGAAAAAATGGCGGCAATCACGACCGAGGACCTCTCTTTTTCCTCTACCCTGTGGGGATGGAATTACGGGTTCGACTGCGCGGCAAACGGATACCGGCTGCACGCCTCCCACCAGATGGTCCACCAGCAATTCGCCATGCTGCCAGCAGCCATCCCCGGAACCGACGGAACCCCGTTCCATCCTTACGGCTGCGGAGAGCTAATCCATGACGTCGTGATCCGCTACCAGACAGAAACCGGCTCCTCTTTTTTCACCGACTACCTGAATGCGATCCTCACTAATACCCGAATAGATAAACGCATTGATCTGGAGTCGAGCCTGATTGTCCACCAGGATGACAATATCATCCTCTTCGTGCCCAAGGCACAAGTCTCGCAGTGGGAACTGCAGATGATGACCCTCCGCCCGGTAGGCAACATCATGGAGGCCGACAGCGCCACCAGGCGATCCCTGGATACCGGGATACTGACCGCTCTCAGGGTCTTAACGGCATTGGGCGCCCAAATGGTCAGCTCGATCGAATACCCTAAACGTTTCGGGGCGGCAACAGACCAACGGCTCTTGTACTCGTTCCTCCCTAAACTGCCGTTTGCACCAGGGGCGTTCAGCGAGGCACAACTCCGCTTTATCTGCGGCCACTTCCCGGAAGACTTTGCCCGGGCCTGCCGGAAGAAGTTATCAGTTTACAGCTGATCAGGGACAGGGTAAAAAGGAACACAATTACAGTCGAGAAGATGAAACCATTAATGTCACAGGGTTGATACGCTCAGCGCATCCATCACTCTCCTGAAGATTTACACTTGTCCGTTAATTTGTAACTATTCAGCTCCAGCCCCAAAATAAACAGATACCCGGAACTGTAACTGTTCAGCAGCGCTGCAGATGCGCGAAATAAGCCTGCGAACTATAGCCCGTCTATGTGAGCAGGCTTATGACAAAGCAGATGTGGTGCTGCTGAACAATTACATTAATTTTACCTACCAAACCACCATGCCCAACACAATTGGATATTTCGGAGACTGGGGCGGGGCCTTTATCCCGGAAGTTCTCCATGAAACTTTCAGGGAATTCAATCAGTCCTTTGCCGCTGTCCGCCATGACCCGTCCTTCTGGCAGGAATACTGCGACCTGATGAGCACCTACTCCTGCCGACCAACTCCGCTGACCCACGCCGGCAATATGTCGAGAAAACTCGGCGGAGCCCAGATCTACATCAAACGCGAAGACCTCAACCATACCGGGGCGCACAAGGCCAACAACGTCATGGGCCAGGGACTTTTGGTCAAGCGCATGGAAAAAACCCGCGTCATCGCCGAAACCGGGGCCGGGCAGCATGGTGTGGCCACCGCCACCATGGCCGCAAAATTCGGCTTCGCCTGCACCATCTACATGGGAGAGGAGGACGTCAACCGTCAGCGCCCCAATGTTTTCTGGATGGAAAAGCTGGGCGCCGAAGTGATCCCGGTCACCTCCGGTTCGAAAACCCTAAAGGACGCGATCAACGCCGCCTTCCGCGACTGGGTCACCAACATGGACTCTACCCACTACGTGATGGGCACAGTCTGCGGACCGCATCCCTTCCCGGAGATGGTGGCCTGGT includes the following:
- a CDS encoding GAK system XXXCH domain-containing protein, producing the protein MNKKALADQKFRPLKKQMQQTFKRIKQAIRADSIPEKRDVDEFNCQVAIMVSYPGFGDKAYPEIISASRILFEHSSKRDLNGIRQALAQILALQKRCHGDLG